One region of Hemiscyllium ocellatum isolate sHemOce1 chromosome 4, sHemOce1.pat.X.cur, whole genome shotgun sequence genomic DNA includes:
- the LOC132815541 gene encoding LOW QUALITY PROTEIN: large ribosomal subunit protein eL39-like (The sequence of the model RefSeq protein was modified relative to this genomic sequence to represent the inferred CDS: substituted 2 bases at 2 genomic stop codons): protein MVSSIPSHRTFWIQHFLTRKMKQNWLIPQWSAXKTGIRXNSKRRSWRRAKLTL from the coding sequence ATGGTGTCTTCCATTCCATCTCACAGAACATTCTGGATCCAGCACTTCCTCACCAGGAAGATGAAGCAGAACTGGCTGATCCCACAGTGGTCTGCATGAAAAACTGGGATCAGGTAGAACTCTAAGAGGAGATCCTGGAGAAGAGCCAAGCTGACCCTATAG